Proteins from one Thaumasiovibrio subtropicus genomic window:
- a CDS encoding GNAT family N-acetyltransferase, whose translation MLIRTEVPADILTIDKLLKRAFETPAEAGLVQSLRENSKLTLSLVACDDEGEVVGHILFSPVTVAGKDLGWQGLAPLAVAPEHQGQGIGRRLIREGLITLEELGYPVAVTLGNPECYASSGFETAAKRGLDCAWDVPEEAFMVCELMSDALDGHHGRIEYSAEFSAL comes from the coding sequence CTATTGATAAGTTGCTTAAACGTGCTTTTGAGACGCCCGCTGAAGCTGGGCTGGTGCAATCGTTGCGTGAAAACAGCAAGCTAACATTATCGCTTGTGGCGTGTGACGATGAAGGTGAAGTGGTTGGTCATATTCTTTTTTCGCCAGTGACAGTGGCGGGTAAAGACCTTGGTTGGCAAGGACTCGCACCGTTGGCCGTTGCCCCTGAGCATCAAGGCCAAGGTATTGGTCGTCGATTGATTCGTGAGGGGTTAATTACCTTAGAAGAGTTGGGCTATCCTGTGGCTGTAACCCTTGGTAATCCAGAGTGTTATGCCTCGTCAGGGTTTGAAACGGCGGCAAAACGTGGCTTAGATTGTGCTTGGGACGTGCCAGAAGAAGCATTCATGGTGTGTGAACTGATGAGTGATGCACTTGATGGGCACCATGGTCGGATTGAGTACAGTGCCGAGTTTTCCGCGCTTTA